A region from the Silene latifolia isolate original U9 population chromosome 7, ASM4854445v1, whole genome shotgun sequence genome encodes:
- the LOC141590316 gene encoding uncharacterized protein LOC141590316, translating into MYSNGVEESTMVMLERLSGLRRGKVPFKYLGVNITSKRLGVDDCQCLIEKISARIHGLGARKLSYAGRVVLIKSVLSTLHNYWARIFILPKTIISKIEALCRKFLWYGNECKGSPALVSWEQVCQSTKKGGLGLKQLHWWNVAAVAKYVWWLALKTDHLWVRWIHAIYIKNQIWLDYKPGVGVSWAWKKICWVKEIMKPFFMNQGIASYEIKEGYQWLVDAETVKRRHPWISIWLIAHRRLLTMDRLVKMGIIQTNVCYMCGSDAETIDHLFFQCSFNSRCLALMQNWLKIKLPQQDFIMWWVKYRSRSLVVKQVLAMAVASLCYQIWVSRNKCRIEGLVPQPRVLVLKCKSELVMRMRGNTIKSTIGRVHDWLEMICLE; encoded by the coding sequence ATGTATAGTAATGGTGTTGAGGAGAGTACCATGGTTATGCTGGAAAGATTATCTGGATTGAGAAGGGGCAAAGTTCCCTTTAAGTACTTGGGAGTGAACATTACTTCTAAGAGGCTTGGGGTGGATGACTGCCAATGCCTTATTGAGAAGATTAGTGCGAGGATTCATGGATTAGGTGCCAGGAAACTTTCATATGCGGGGAGAGTTGTCCTCATCAAATCTGTTCTTAGCACACTGCATAACTATTGGGCACGCATTTTCATTCTTCCAAAGACCATTATTAGTAAGATTGAAGCCCTGTGCAGAAAATTTTTATGGTATGGTAACGAATGTAAGGGGAGTCCAGCTTTGGTTTCTTGGGAGCAGGTGTGTCAATCTACCAAAAAAGGAGGGCTTGGCTTGAAACAACTTCACTGGTGGAATGTGGCCGCTGTTGCTAAGTATGTATGGTGGCTTGCCCTCAAAACTGATCATTTGTGGGTACGCTGGATACATGCTATTTATATCAAGAATCAGATTTGGCTTGACTACAAACCTGGTGTTGGGGTGAGTTGGGCATGGAAAAAGATTTGCTGGGTTAAGGAAATTATGAAGCCATTCTTTATGAATCAGGGCATAGCTTCTTATGAGATCAAGGAGGGTTATCAGTGGCTTGTTGATGCAGAGACTGTCAAGAGAAGGCACCCCTGGATCAGTATATGGTTGATTGCTCACAGAAGATTGCTCACTATGGATAGGCTTGTGAAGATGGGGATTATTCAGACTAATGTATGTTACATGTGTGGTAGTGATGCTGAAACCATTGATCATCTCTTTTTTCAGTGTAGTTTCAACTCTAGATGTCTGGCCTTAATGCAGAACTGGCTGAAGATTAAGCTGCCTCAGCAAGATTTTATCATGTGGTGGGTTAAGTATAGATCAAGGTCCCTGGTAGTAAAGCAGGTGCTAGCTATGGCAGTGGCTAGCCTGTGTTATCAAATTTGGGTAAGCAGAAACAAGTGCAGGATTGAAGGACTAGTACCACAACCCCGGGTGCTAGTGCTCAAATGCAAGAGTGAACTGGTTATGCGAATGCGTGGGAATACAATCAAGTCGACAATAGGAAGAGTACATGATTGGTTAGAAATGATATGTTTGGAATGA